DNA from Candidatus Hydrogenedentota bacterium:
CGGCTTCGAGGGCTCTTTCTCCTTCGGCCACATCAGCGCGCTGGGCCGGGAGAACCTTGCCGGCCTTGCCGCGCAAGGGCTGCGGTTCCAGAACCTGATCCAGACCGATGCGGCCATCAACCTTGGCAACAGCGGCGGCCCGCTGGTCAATATCGACGGCCAGGTCATCGGGATCAACATCGCCATTGTCTGGGGCGCGAACAATCTCGGCTTCGCCATCCCTATTGACACGGCGAAAGAGATCGTGCCTCAGTTGATCTCGGGCGGCAAGGTGACGCGCGGATATCTCGGCGTGCAGATCATGGACGCCAGCGAGTTCGCCGACAGCCTCGGCCTTCCTGACGGGAAAGGCGCGTTCGTGAAACAGGTTCAGGACGGCACGCCGGCCGAACGGGCCGGCTTGCAGACGTACGACGTAATCCGCAAGGTCAACGACGAGGACATAGAGGACGCGAATGACTTGGTGAAAACCATCTCGGGCTTTACCCCCGGCGCCACTGTCACTCTGGAAGTCTGGCGGGACGAAGAGATTGTGCAGGTGCAGGTAAATCTCGATGAATGGAACCCGCAGGAAGCGGCACCCGTACGCGGCCGAGAGACGCTTGGGCTGCGGGTCCAGCCTCTGGTTCCCGAATTGGCCGAACGGTTGGGACTCGAGGAAGGCGTGCAAGGCGTGGTCGTGTCCGAGGTGCTGCCCGGCAGCGCCGCGGAAGACGCGGGTCTCATGGAAGGCGACGTGATCATCGAGGTCGGACGCAAGCCCGTGAGCAGCCCGAGCGAATTTCACGACCTGCTGGAAAACATCGCGAAACCCGGGAAATCGGTGATGGTCCGGTTCATACGTGCCGGAGGAGAGCCGGATATCACCATTATCAAGGTGCCAAAGTCGGCGGAGTAACGCATGTATGCGAAGCGGCGGCGGGGCGGAACCGGCGCGTCATGCGCGGTGCGCCCCGCCGCACTTTTCCCCGGCCCGGGGGGCTTGCGCGGGCGCGGCATGCCGGTCCATCATGGTGCGGAGCGAGGGATGCCGCATTGGCGACGAAATACGTTTACAGGGCGCGCACGGAAACCGCGCGCGAGACGCGCAGGGGCGTCTTCGAACGTCTTCGTGTGCCGGCCGCGCCGTCACGCGCACGCTTCTCGTTGCTCTCGATCGGCATTCTCGCCTTTGCGATTTTCGTGCTTCTCTATGCGCGTGACCTGCCCGCGTTCCGGTTCCTGGGCCAACCGGTGCTCCACGGCGAAGGCGTCATCATCGAGAAGCTCTCAGGCCCCGGCGGCGGAAGGGAGGAGGCGCCGCTGCTGCGCTTCGCAATCACGACTCCTGAGGGCGCGCGCATCGAGGCGGAACGCCCAGTGCCGCCCGAACTCTGGGAACGCCTGAACGCCGGAGACAGGGTCGGGCTCTTGTTTCAGGTCAGCCGGGACGGCGGGTCGGCGCGTGTCCGTCAAGTGGGACAAGTTGCGTTGCCCAAGCCGATACAGTAGACTCGATCGCGGAAGAAGAACACAGGGCGGAATTCCGCTTTGGAATCACCGGAAAATGGCGTTGAGCGGCGAAGAATTGCAGAACCTGTTCTACCGCACTGTAGTAGTGCGCAGACCTACCTATGGCATCATAAGCGGGTACCACGAATTGCCGTACATTTGCCTGGGCGTTTCGGCGCAGGAGGGATTCGCCACGACGCGCGTGCGCGGCAGAATCCACGTTTCGCCCCGGTTTGTGATCCGGCCCGCGCAATTCCTGCCGCAATACCAGGAGATCTTCGGCGAGGACAACGTGGACGACGGGTTGCAGGGCCGGGTCTTCGGCTTTTTGGGTTTCCGGCGCCATCCCGTCGAGTGCAAGTCCGAGTACCTCGAAGTGCAGCATCTTCGCGAACCGGTGGAACACGCGCTTTCATCCAGCATGGACGAACTCGACCGGATGGAAGACATCCGGACGGGCGTCATCATCACGCCGGACAGCCGCTATTATCCCGTTTCGGTGGAGCGGTTCATTTCGACTATTGTGGAAGATGAATTCAGGGTCTAGGAGCAACGCGCCATGAAAAGCGCCTACGAATTGGCCATGGAACGGCTGCAACGGGAAAGCGGCCCCATGCGCTCGCTTACGGACGCGCAGCGGGCAGCCATCAACGAGATCGACAAGCGCTACGAGGCCAGGATTGCCGAACTCCGCCTTCAATACGACCAGCAATTCAGTGAGGCGAAGACCGCGGAGGAGTTGGCCCAAATGCAGGCCGGGATGGCCGCCGCGCTCGCCGCGCTGGAAGAAAAGCGCGATAGTGAGAAGGACGCCATCTGGGAACAGGCGTGACAAACGCGTCGGCGCGCACCCGGGGCGGCAGGCTTCGTCTCGCGGCGCCGTGGCTGCTGCTGGCCGCGGTTCCGGTCGTGGTGACCGTTCTGGCCGCGGCGGATCGCCAGTGGAAGACCGCTCTTCACGCGGGATTTCTTCCCGCGGACGCCCAACTTGTTGTTCAAGCGGCGGATTTCCCGGTCTTTCTCGATGCCTTGCAGCGCACACGGGCCGGTGAGGCCGTCCTTTCGGAGCTGCCGGAACTCACGCAGAGACTCGCGCTCGCCATACGCCTGGAAACGGGCATCCGCCCGACGCCGCTGCGATGGCGTGTCTGGTTCGGACCGCGGCTGCTGGCCGGGGCGCGCGGCGGCACATGGGGCCTCTGCGTCAAGCCGGGCCTGCTCGCGCGCGGCGCGCACGCCTTGAACCGGGTCTTCGGCGCGGGCCGTGGCGGAGGGGGCATCTGGCGCTATGGCCGTTTCCATTACGCGTGGCGCGACGGCTACCTCATCGTCTCGCCCGACTGCGGCTACGTGAGCGCCGCGCTGGCCGCGCCCGCCGCCGCATCGGAAGACCTCGCCGGGGACCAGGTTTCCCTTGCGTGGACAGGAACGCCCGCGGGACGGCTCGAAGTCCGCGCTTCGGCGGGGCTGCCGGTTTCGGGTGCGCTGGAGTGCCGCGTCACCGAGCGCCGTGCTCCGCTGGTCCTCGCGGACGCCTGGCCGGACGCGCCCCTCGTCTCGTTCACGGCGTCGCGGGTCGAAGACGCTGCCGCGCTGGGCGCGTTGCTGCGGCCGATTGGGGCGCGCCTCGTTGGCGAACTGCGCGCTTGCGGACTTGCGCAAGTGCCGCAATGCGTCTCGTATGCTTGCGGCGCCTGGTTTGACCACGGCGTCGCGCCGGACTGGCAACAGGTGGTTGAAGAATGCTCAGTGGCGCTGACGGACGTGGCGTTCGGCGGCGGCATCGTGCCCATGCCGGGGCTGGCCCTTGTGCTGCGCAGTTCGCGCGCGGAGTCGGCCCCCCATCCGCTGCAGCCGCTTGTTGATGGCGATGCGTTTCCCTTCGAGTGGAACGGCGTGCCCGGCCTTGTATTCCCCGTGCTGGGCGAGTACTGGACCCTCTGTCTGGCGTCAGGCGAAAACGCCTGGTACGCCGCCGCGCAGGAACCGGCGATGTCACGCATCGCGAACCGGCTTGACACAAGTTCCATGGTGCACGCCGATATCGCGCTGCGCGTGGACTGGCGCCGCTGGAGCCGCGTGGCCGAGGAGTTCTTGCGCCGGGCTGCCCAGTTCGAGCTGGTCCCCGAGGTGGACGCGCGGGACGCCGAGCAGCTGTTGCTCCCTTATGCGCGCGTGCTGGCGCAATTCGGCACACTGCGCCTCGACGGCCGCATGGAACGCGACATTCTGCGGATCGAGGGATGCCTTGCCCAAACGGAGGCGCCGGGACGGCCATGAACCTTTCGCGAGCGATTCTCATGGTTCTGGCGCCGGTCACGGCCTGCGCTGCGGCGATGCCGCTGGAAGAATGTCTTGGTTCCGCGGGCCTCGCGCACGCGTCGGGTAACGGGGCACTGACGGTGGGCGCAAATCTGGGGGGACGCGTCGTCTCGTGTTGCTGGCCGAGTCCCGGCGCCCATGACCAGATTACGTACGTCGCCGAGCCCGGAGAGAGGCGAGACGCGCCGCCCTGGCACGGCCTTCGGTGGGGCGTGTCGTTCGGCGGCGAGTACCTGTGGTTCGGTGCGCCCGGCGACTCTCTCGAGCAGCGGTACGCGGCGCCCGGCGCGCCCATCATCGTCACCGAAGGGCGTATGCCCGGGGATGGCGGTCAGGCGCGCCAGGTGCTGTTTGTGCATGCGGAACTGGACGTGCTGGTGGCGCGGCTCGAGGTTACAGGGCCGGATTCGCCGCCTGCATTCTGTTTCTTCGCGAATTTCACGCCCTGTACCCGGGCCGTTCCTGAATTGCCGCTGGGCGATTGGGCATTCGACGCCTTGAACGATTTCGCGGCCTATGCAGACCCTGGTTCCGGCGTGGTGACGCACTTCCGGCCCGCCGCGCCGGGCATGCGCGACTGGGAAAAAGCGCGGGCGCTGGCCGCGCNNNNNNNNNNNNNNNNNNNNNNNNNNNNNNNNNNNNNNNNNNNNNNNNNNNNNNNNNNNNNNNNNNNNNNNNNNNNNNNNNNNNNNNNNNNNNNNNNNNNTCGCTGCCCGCTGCGTGTTATGCCACCGGCGAGGAGGCCTTGCCCCGCGCAATACTGGACGCCGACGCGGCCGCGTGGTTTGTAGCCAGTGTCTGGCGGCACACCCTTTTTCTCGACGCAACGGCGCAGGCGGCGTTTCTCGCATCACTCTGGGACGACGTCAGTCTGTGTGCCGACTTCCTGGTTCGCTGGAGTCATGGGCCGCTGGGCGAGCCGCTTCCGGCTTTCGAGCCCGCCTCGATGCGCGACTGGACTTCGCTCGAGTCTCTGCTCGCGTTCTATCTGGGAATCGAAAGCGCCGCCCGCATCGCCGGGAGCGTGGGTCAAGCCGTGCCCGCGCCGTGGGAACAACAGCGCCGCGAACTGCAGTCCCTGATCCAGTTGCGGCTGGCACGGCTGGATACGCCGGAAGCGTGGCCCGAAACCATGAGTTGCTGGCTGGATGGGGTGTTGTCCGAAGACCATTGGCTGCGCAAGCCGATGCGCGCCGGCGACAGGACGTGGGTGCCGGTCGACCATGACACGATTGCGGTTCCGGAGCCCGTGACTTCGGTCGGGCCGGATGCGCTGAATGCCGCTTTCACCCTCCTGCGGCTGCTGGGCGCGGGGCCAGTCTTGGGACTGTCATGACGGCGCTTGCCGTGGCTTCCGGAGCAAGACCGGCGATACGGCAAGGCCCGCCAACAGCGTGAGCACGGACAAGGCCAGCCCAATGCGGAAACTCAGGGGAGTGTAACGGAACTCTACCGTGTGCGCGCCTGCCGGCAGGAGAATGCCGCGAAACGCGTAGTAGGCCGGGAACACCTCCGTGCGGCGCCCGTCGATATAGGCATGCCATCCAGGAAAGAAGCCGTCCGCCAAGACCAAGGCGCAATCCCGGTCGGCCTCGGCGCGCAGGCGCACGACCGTCGGGCCGTAGGATTCCACAGAGACGGAACCCGGTGAATCGAGCCCCACGGCGGCGGGCAGCGGGCTTCCTTTCGGCGCGCGGTCCGTCACCACTTCGCGCTTGGGGTCGTAGTCCTTGCTGCGCATGACGTCAAACAAGGCGGCGACGTCCGCAATCTCGCGCACCGCGCTTACCAGGAAGGCACGGGGTTGCGCGCGCAGATTCTCATAGACCGATACGCCCTCAATCTCGTGGACAAACCGGAAGATGTCCGCGTCGTCGAATGCAAAGGCGGGCCGCCGGAAGACGCCGTCTTCCATCTCGGGGTGCCGCAAGTAGAACCGGATGTTGCACACGGGTTCCATGCTGTTCCAGAGGTCCGTGTTGAGGGTACGCGCGAAATGGATGATCCTCTCGGGGTACAAGCCATCGTAGCCCATCCATTCCTGCACGCCGAAACCGGCGCATACGCCGGGTGCGCCCAGCGCGCCGCCCGGCTCGATACGCAGAGGCTCGCCCTGTGCGCGCAAATACCGAAAGAGCTCCGTATCGGGATACGCGTATTGCGCCGGCAGCGCCGGGTTGATGCGCCAGCCCGCCGCGATGAGGTCCGCGGCAAGCAAGGCGGCCATCAGCGTTCCGATGAGCCTGGGACGCGGCCTGACGGTGTGCGCCGCCAACAGGAGCAATCCCAAGACCGCCACGGCGGCGATTGTGGTCACCTGCCGCCACACCAGGCCGGAAACCTCGTAGGCCTCGATAATCCTTGCATAGAATTGGAGCGCTGCATAGACCAGCGCGCAGGCCGGGACCAGCGGGACGGCGGTCCAGGCCAGTTCGCGCAGGCGCCGGGGACGCGACAGCCAGCCGTCGAGCCCGGTCGCGCCGAGAACGGCGACGGCGAACAGCCCGAAGCCGATGTGGTAGTTCTGCCGCAACGACTCGAATCCGGGCAATTGGTGCAGCAGCGAAAGCCCCGGCGCGTTGAACGCGGACAGAATGGCGGCCGCGGCGGCAATCGCCAGTGCGATCAGCGGCCGTTTCCGGCCGCCGAGTTCCTTTCGTTGCGCGAATAGCAGGGCCGCGGCGATCCATATCAGGATGCCCGGATAGATCGCGTAGCGGTTGCCGTCCTGGTCGCCCCAGAAGTTGTAGTGCGCCTCCGCGCCATAAAAGCGCGGCACGAACAAGCCGACGGACGTATTCGGCAGGAGTTCTGACGTGAAACTGCCGAACTCGCGGTGGGAGAAGGTGTAACTGTTGAGCAGATACTCGACGAAGGGCAGCCACTGCACCGCGGAGACGAGCAGGGCGGCCGTCCAGCCCACGGCGCACGCCGCGGCTGCGCGGCCCCAGAAAGCGCCGCGCCGCCATTCCAGGAGCATGCGCAGCACAAAATAGACGCCCGCGTTGAAGCACATCGCGAAAGCGGTTTCCGGGTGGCCCGCCAGCAGTATCAGGGCGCCGCCCGCCGCGATGGCGGCAACGGCGCGGCGATACGCCCCGGCGCAGGCCAGTTCCACGCCCAGGAAGACCACGGGCAGCCATGCGCTAACGTCGGGCAAGGGCCAGCACGCCCAGAACTGGTTGTACGTGCAGAGCATCCACGCGAGCGAGAGGAAGCGCGCCGAGGCCGGCCGCAGGCGCATGCCCCGCGCGCACAGGTAGGCCGTCATGCCGCACAGCCAGAGTTTCAGAAGCACGTACAGGGACGTGGCGAAAGGTATGTCGGGTAACAGGTGCAGGAGCCGGGGCGGATAGAAGACGGCGCTCTGGCAATTGGCCATCAGGGGGATGCCGGCGCACTCGGCAGGGTTCCATAACGGCCATTCCCCCCGCTCAAGCGCCGTTCGGGCAAGCACGAACATGGGATGGAATACGGAGATGACATCCGCCATGAGCGGATTCTGGGGGCGCTCCCACCCGGGCGGTTTGTGCTGGCCCCACGACGGCAGGCTGAAGAGCAAATCGGCGGCGGTGATGACCTCGCCGCGATAGAACACCGCGGGAAACATGATGGCGAGAATCGCGACGAGCAGAATCCCGTGCAGCAGAGGCTCGCGCAGGCGCAGAGGCGTAGTATCTATCGTTGGCGGCTGCACAGTGAACGTTTCCTCCCCGGCAACACGTGTCCGCAAGGACTCAGTTCATATAGCCCAGAGCGCGCATCGCTTCCGTCAGTTCCGGGGCCAGTTGCCCGTCTGGAAGCTGTTCCGCCGCGGGCGTGTACCACGCATACACGGCGAACCGCCGCGGCAGCAACGCCATATCATACGCCGCCGGGCTGTCGATAATCTTATCGAGCGGCAGGGGCGCGCCGTCCAGCGGCGCATGGGCGCGCGACGCGCCGAGAAACACGGCGTCTTCCGGCACCTGCTTGTCGTTCGCCGTGACTCGCAGGGCGGCGCTCGCGCCGTGCGGCAGATCCACGCAAACGCGGGCGCCGTCGCACTGATACCGCTCGTGCCACACGCGCGCATCCGGGAAGAAGCGGTCCTTGGCGCCCATGTCCAGTTCCACGATGAGGCGACCCGCCTCACGCCTGACGCGGGTCATCTCCTCCGGGTAAAAGACGCGGCACGGGCTGTCGCCCGCATGGTCGAGGACTATCTCGACGCGGCCCGCCTCCTCGGGGCCGCTGGTAACCAGCACGTGCAACCCGCGGGCCCCATGCACGGCCATGCGCGCGAGGTGCGCCAGCAGCCGGGCGCCGCCTTGTGGCGGCGCTTGCATGGGCGCAAGTTCCCCCGGGTCGGCCTGGAGGTCGAACCACTGCGCGCGGCCGGCGAGCTCGTCGTTGATGTGCTTCACGGCCGCGGTCTTGACGGCGCGCATGCAGGCGCCATCGAGGCGCAGGTCCGCGAAGACGATGTGGTCTGTTGTTGCGCTTGCCGCAGAGAGGTCCGTCGCGAAACTGACGCCCTCAAACCGGGGTTCGGGCGGCAGGCCGAGCAATTCCAACAGCGTGGGGGCAATGTCTGACATTTCATGGAGCGCGTCATGCGTCGTCCCGGCGTGTGCGCCGCCCGGAAGCTTGAGGATGCAAGGGACCCGCAGTTGTTCCTCATACAAGGTCTTGCCGTGGTCCACGCCGCCGTGCTCCCAGAATTCCTCGCCATGGTCCGACAGAACGAGCGTCAGCGTATTGTCATAGAGACCGAGTTCGCGCAGGGTGTCCAGCAATTCGCCGGTCAAGGCGTCCGCATACGCGATCTCGGCGTCGTACGCGTCGATGGCGCGCTGCCGCTCGTCCGCGCCCGCGGAAGCGAACGCGGAAGCGAACGGTTCCGGCGGCGTGTAGGGCCCGTGCGGGCTCATGAGATGAACATAGAGAAACCAGGGGCGCCCGGCAAGCCCGCGCAGCGCCTCGGCCGCGAGCGCCACCGCGTCCGCGTCTTTCTCGGATACGTGCCATTCCTCGGCGCGGACGTTGACGTAACGGTCGAACTCAATGCCCATGTTCCACGTGGGCAGGCAATGCAGATTCGTGACGAAGCCCTGCGATTCATAGCCCGCCGCCCGCAATGCGTCCGCCAGCGTGGGCACATCGGCGCGGCGCTTGTCCACGCGGTCCTGCGCGCCGTGGGTGTTCGGGTACGTGCCCGTGAGCAGCGAGGCCACGGAGGGCCGCGTCCACGAAGAGGGCGGCGTGAGCCCCCGGATCAGGGCGGCGTCGCGAGCGAGCGCGTCCAGATGCGGCGTCGTTTCGCGCGCGTACCCGAAACAGCCGGCGTGGTCCTGGCGCAAGGTGTCAATGAGCACGATCAACACATTCGGGCGCCGGCTTGCGGGCGGGCGCACCTCGCAGGGGCCGACCCACACCGGATGCTTGCTCTCGATCCAGACGCGGCACGGCAAGCCCGCGAAACCGGCCCGAGAGAGGTCCAGGCGCCGGTCCACCCAGCCGCTGACGCCCGCCGTCGCGAATTCGGCGGCGCGGCGGTCCCCCGCGTAGACCCGCACGCGGATGGGCTCGAAACCTTCGTCGAGTACGCCGATGCGCAGGAACGCGTCTTGAGGAATGGCTCCCAGTTCGACCACCTGCCCCGCGACGCGCCGCGCGCCGCGCCATTCCCTGTCCCGGTGCACGGTCTTGGCGTTCAGGTTGCTCCATGACAACACAGGCCGGGTTTGCCAGGGAAGTTCGGTGCAGCCGGCGGGAAGCAGCAAGAGAAGCGCGATACCCAGCCACCCCGTCGCGCGGATGCGAAACGCTGACGCCATGCAGCGAGCGGCCGCGTCAGGCGATGTGGACCGTGTTCTTGCCTGCCCGTTTGGCCTTGTATAACGCCTCATCGGCACAGCGGACCAATGTCTCCGCCTGAAGTTGTTCCGAGTACTGGGCGACACCGATGCTCATCGATGTGCCGTAGTGTTCGATCTTCTGGAACTCCGTGCGCATCCGTTCGGCGACGAGAGCGCAGTTTTCGCGGTCCGCGCCGACCAGGATCACGGCAAATTCGTCGCCGCCCAGGCGAAACCCGTCGTCCGAGGTGGCGCGCACGCTCTTATTAATCACATCGGCCATCGCGATGAGCAACTTGTCGCCGGCCTGATGGCCGTGGGTGTCGTTACAGGCCTTGAAATTGTCCAGGTCGATGAACATGAGCCCGAGCGGCAGGCTGCGTTCGCGGGCGCGGACGATGGCGGCCTCGATCCGGTTCTGGAACGAACGCTTGTTCAGCAGGCCGGTAAGGCCGTCTTTTTGCGCTGCTTCGGCAAGCTGCTGGTCGAAGAGGATCTTCTCCGTGACGTCCTTGAAGGACAGGAAGATGATGCGCTGGTATCCAGCATCGATGAATGTGGCGGTCAGGTCGGCATGCACGACGCGGCCGCTCGGGCAGGGGATGCTCAGATCTCCCATGGCGCCTTTGCCGCCGTGGGCGCAAATCATCAGCCACTGTTCAAGGCGGATGCGGTCCACGGGGCCGAACAGGTCGAAGACGGGCATGCCCACCAGGGCGGACACGCCGCGCTCGGAGAGGTCGCGGAAGGCGTGGTTGGCGTCCACGATGCAATGTTGCACAGCGTCCACCAGGAGCATGCCGTCCATGTTGAGTTCAAACAGGCTGCGATACTTGCCTTCGGCGAGTTGCTGCGCTTGGCGCGCGTCGCGTTCCCGGAAGAGGCGGACCAGCTTGGCCTCGAGTTCCGCGGGCGGAAAGGGCTTGCGGATGAAGTCGTCCGCGCCGGCGTGCACCACGTCCACGAACGGGAAATCGGTCGGGTAGCCGGTCATCGCGATGATGTTGATGCCGGGATTTCCGGAACGAAGCGCGGCGATCAGGTCCAAACCGTGGGCGCCGGGCATGACCAAATCCGTGACTACGATGTCGACCTGGCGCCCTTGCGCGGATAGGAGGGCCTCGTCACCGGTGGACGCAACCAGGAACCGGCAGCCGAGCCGCGATTCGAGCAGCTTGGCCACGAGGTCGCGTGTGTTGGCCTGGTCATCGGCGATTAACACCGTGAAGCCCGAGCCTGACTGCTTTTGCACCGCGGAAGCAACGTCATTCCCCGCCAGATCACCTTTTGCGGAATTGGAATTCAGCACCTTCCGGTGTCCTTCATGTCGTGGGAAAAGCGAGTATAGGCGACGCAGAAAAACCAGTCAAACGGTCGTGCGCATTATTAACAGTTCAACGGAAAGTTTTTCGCTATCCGATGGCGCAAAATGGCGGTCCGCGCGCGGAGAAGCAGACGTGAAGCCGGTGCACTGCATCCACGCAACAACGCGCGGCGCCCTCTCAAGCAATACGCGCGCCCGGCCTCGACGCTGCATGCGCCTGTTCCGCCGTCGCCGCGGCAGTCACGCCGGAGACTGCCGTGATGCCCCGTCCTTGCCGTGCATGTGGCGGCCATATGCGGCGAGCAGCACGATAATGCCCGCGGGGCAGCACGCCACCAGGGCCATGCCGAGCGCGAGCCCGCTGTGTTCCGCGATGATGCCCAAGGCCCAAGGCATGACGAAGCAGCCGGCGTTTCCGGCGGCGGCGAGGAGCGCGAACATCGAAGCGCCGCCGTGAGGGAACCGGTCCGCGGTGAGGCCGAGCGTGGTGGGCCAGAGGCAACTGACGGCAAGCCCGCAGAGGACGCATGCGGCGCACGCAAGGTCGCGTTGCGGCGCCCCGGTTCCCGCCACTATCAGCAGGACGAGCAGGACGCATGCGCCGCGCAAG
Protein-coding regions in this window:
- a CDS encoding trypsin-like peptidase domain-containing protein, with protein sequence MRTLGRITVMTVMIAAGLAGAAAARGEMLKELEDSFIHLHEALRPCVVNIDTEGSLSQFPEGDGVPEGMEDLFRFFGPFDRRFNPRQQMPRTRGTGSGFIYDKEGHIVTNNHVVEGADEITVRLSDGKEYEAEIVGRDPDTDLAVIKINAEGDLPVAQLGVSSDLKVGQFAIAVGSPRGFEGSFSFGHISALGRENLAGLAAQGLRFQNLIQTDAAINLGNSGGPLVNIDGQVIGINIAIVWGANNLGFAIPIDTAKEIVPQLISGGKVTRGYLGVQIMDASEFADSLGLPDGKGAFVKQVQDGTPAERAGLQTYDVIRKVNDEDIEDANDLVKTISGFTPGATVTLEVWRDEEIVQVQVNLDEWNPQEAAPVRGRETLGLRVQPLVPELAERLGLEEGVQGVVVSEVLPGSAAEDAGLMEGDVIIEVGRKPVSSPSEFHDLLENIAKPGKSVMVRFIRAGGEPDITIIKVPKSAE
- a CDS encoding YfhO family protein, whose translation is MQPPTIDTTPLRLREPLLHGILLVAILAIMFPAVFYRGEVITAADLLFSLPSWGQHKPPGWERPQNPLMADVISVFHPMFVLARTALERGEWPLWNPAECAGIPLMANCQSAVFYPPRLLHLLPDIPFATSLYVLLKLWLCGMTAYLCARGMRLRPASARFLSLAWMLCTYNQFWACWPLPDVSAWLPVVFLGVELACAGAYRRAVAAIAAGGALILLAGHPETAFAMCFNAGVYFVLRMLLEWRRGAFWGRAAAACAVGWTAALLVSAVQWLPFVEYLLNSYTFSHREFGSFTSELLPNTSVGLFVPRFYGAEAHYNFWGDQDGNRYAIYPGILIWIAAALLFAQRKELGGRKRPLIALAIAAAAAILSAFNAPGLSLLHQLPGFESLRQNYHIGFGLFAVAVLGATGLDGWLSRPRRLRELAWTAVPLVPACALVYAALQFYARIIEAYEVSGLVWRQVTTIAAVAVLGLLLLAAHTVRPRPRLIGTLMAALLAADLIAAGWRINPALPAQYAYPDTELFRYLRAQGEPLRIEPGGALGAPGVCAGFGVQEWMGYDGLYPERIIHFARTLNTDLWNSMEPVCNIRFYLRHPEMEDGVFRRPAFAFDDADIFRFVHEIEGVSVYENLRAQPRAFLVSAVREIADVAALFDVMRSKDYDPKREVVTDRAPKGSPLPAAVGLDSPGSVSVESYGPTVVRLRAEADRDCALVLADGFFPGWHAYIDGRRTEVFPAYYAFRGILLPAGAHTVEFRYTPLSFRIGLALSVLTLLAGLAVSPVLLRKPRQAPS
- a CDS encoding sulfatase translates to MASAFRIRATGWLGIALLLLLPAGCTELPWQTRPVLSWSNLNAKTVHRDREWRGARRVAGQVVELGAIPQDAFLRIGVLDEGFEPIRVRVYAGDRRAAEFATAGVSGWVDRRLDLSRAGFAGLPCRVWIESKHPVWVGPCEVRPPASRRPNVLIVLIDTLRQDHAGCFGYARETTPHLDALARDAALIRGLTPPSSWTRPSVASLLTGTYPNTHGAQDRVDKRRADVPTLADALRAAGYESQGFVTNLHCLPTWNMGIEFDRYVNVRAEEWHVSEKDADAVALAAEALRGLAGRPWFLYVHLMSPHGPYTPPEPFASAFASAGADERQRAIDAYDAEIAYADALTGELLDTLRELGLYDNTLTLVLSDHGEEFWEHGGVDHGKTLYEEQLRVPCILKLPGGAHAGTTHDALHEMSDIAPTLLELLGLPPEPRFEGVSFATDLSAASATTDHIVFADLRLDGACMRAVKTAAVKHINDELAGRAQWFDLQADPGELAPMQAPPQGGARLLAHLARMAVHGARGLHVLVTSGPEEAGRVEIVLDHAGDSPCRVFYPEEMTRVRREAGRLIVELDMGAKDRFFPDARVWHERYQCDGARVCVDLPHGASAALRVTANDKQVPEDAVFLGASRAHAPLDGAPLPLDKIIDSPAAYDMALLPRRFAVYAWYTPAAEQLPDGQLAPELTEAMRALGYMN
- a CDS encoding diguanylate cyclase → MLNSNSAKGDLAGNDVASAVQKQSGSGFTVLIADDQANTRDLVAKLLESRLGCRFLVASTGDEALLSAQGRQVDIVVTDLVMPGAHGLDLIAALRSGNPGINIIAMTGYPTDFPFVDVVHAGADDFIRKPFPPAELEAKLVRLFRERDARQAQQLAEGKYRSLFELNMDGMLLVDAVQHCIVDANHAFRDLSERGVSALVGMPVFDLFGPVDRIRLEQWLMICAHGGKGAMGDLSIPCPSGRVVHADLTATFIDAGYQRIIFLSFKDVTEKILFDQQLAEAAQKDGLTGLLNKRSFQNRIEAAIVRARERSLPLGLMFIDLDNFKACNDTHGHQAGDKLLIAMADVINKSVRATSDDGFRLGGDEFAVILVGADRENCALVAERMRTEFQKIEHYGTSMSIGVAQYSEQLQAETLVRCADEALYKAKRAGKNTVHIA